A single Staphylococcus muscae DNA region contains:
- the nusA gene encoding transcription termination factor NusA, whose translation MKSNELLLATEYLEKEKRIPREVLVDAIEAALITAYKKNYESARNVRVELNLDSGTFHVIARKEVVEEVFDDREEIDLSTALVKNPAYEIGDIYEEDVTPKDFGRVGAQAAKQAVMQRLRDAEREILYEEFIDKENDIVTGVIDRVDHRYVYVNLGRTEAVLSEAERSPNETYLPNERIKVYVNKVEQTTKGPQIFVSRSHPGLLKRLFEQEVPEIFEGTVEVKSVAREAGDRSKISVYAENNDVDAVGACVGAKGARVEAVVEELGGEKIDIVQWDADPKVFVRNALSPSQVVDVIVDEENQSTTVIVPDYQLSLAIGKRGQNARLAAKLTGWKIDIKSESDAKALGLDQPQPKVEEVVEDEEIVDEEVNETTVAENVNEDIIELEDETEEK comes from the coding sequence GTGAAAAGTAACGAACTATTATTAGCAACTGAGTATTTAGAAAAGGAAAAAAGAATTCCGAGAGAAGTATTAGTTGATGCGATTGAAGCCGCATTGATCACAGCTTACAAAAAGAATTATGAAAGTGCGCGTAACGTACGCGTTGAATTGAACTTGGACAGTGGTACATTCCACGTCATCGCGCGTAAAGAAGTAGTTGAAGAAGTTTTCGATGATCGTGAAGAGATTGATTTATCAACAGCATTAGTTAAAAACCCTGCATATGAAATTGGTGACATTTATGAAGAAGATGTAACGCCTAAAGACTTCGGACGTGTGGGTGCACAAGCAGCAAAACAAGCTGTCATGCAACGCTTAAGAGATGCAGAACGTGAAATTTTATATGAAGAGTTCATCGATAAAGAGAATGATATCGTTACAGGTGTCATTGACCGTGTCGATCACCGTTATGTATATGTCAACTTAGGTAGAACAGAAGCAGTCTTATCTGAAGCAGAACGCAGTCCGAACGAAACATACTTGCCAAACGAACGCATTAAAGTGTATGTAAACAAAGTAGAACAAACAACAAAAGGACCACAAATCTTTGTATCACGTAGTCATCCAGGTCTGTTGAAGCGCTTATTTGAGCAAGAAGTACCTGAAATTTTTGAAGGCACAGTTGAAGTGAAGTCTGTTGCACGTGAAGCAGGAGACCGTTCTAAAATCAGTGTGTACGCTGAAAATAATGATGTCGATGCTGTTGGCGCATGTGTTGGTGCAAAAGGGGCACGTGTTGAAGCAGTTGTTGAAGAACTAGGCGGCGAAAAAATTGATATCGTACAATGGGATGCAGATCCTAAAGTCTTTGTACGCAATGCGTTAAGCCCTTCACAAGTAGTGGATGTTATTGTTGATGAAGAAAATCAATCAACGACTGTTATCGTACCAGATTATCAATTATCACTTGCAATTGGTAAACGTGGACAAAATGCACGTTTAGCTGCGAAATTAACGGGATGGAAGATCGACATTAAGTCTGAATCTGATGCGAAAGCACTAGGTCTTGATCAACCACAACCTAAAGTTGAAGAAGTGGTAGAAGATGAAGAGATCGTTGATGAAGAAGTAAACGAGACAACAGTGGCAGAGAATGTAAATGAAGACATCATAGAATTAGAGGATGAAACAGAAGAAAAGTAG
- the rnpM gene encoding RNase P modulator RnpM, which yields MKKRKIPMRKCILSNEMKPKKDMIRVVQNKEGDIAADATGKLAGRGAYVSKDVALVEQAQQAQKLEQFFKASQETLEPVYKEIIRLIYREEIPTK from the coding sequence ATGAAAAAACGTAAAATTCCTATGAGAAAATGTATTTTGTCCAACGAGATGAAACCGAAAAAAGACATGATTCGTGTCGTACAAAATAAAGAAGGTGACATTGCTGCAGATGCGACAGGTAAACTAGCAGGTCGTGGCGCGTATGTCAGCAAAGATGTTGCATTAGTAGAGCAAGCACAACAAGCACAAAAACTTGAACAGTTTTTTAAAGCATCTCAAGAAACATTAGAACCTGTGTATAAAGAGATTATTCGATTAATTTATCGGGAAGAGATACCTACGAAATGA
- a CDS encoding YlxQ family RNA-binding protein codes for MNQQQFLNFLGLAMRAGKVKTGESVLLAEIKKQRLKLVLIAEDASANTKKILMNKCTTYKIPYRVVSSRHELGVAIGKESRVNIGITDNGFAKKLIAMIDEEE; via the coding sequence ATGAACCAACAACAATTTTTAAACTTTTTAGGACTTGCGATGCGTGCAGGTAAAGTCAAGACTGGCGAATCTGTTCTGTTAGCAGAAATTAAAAAACAGCGTTTGAAACTCGTGTTGATTGCTGAAGATGCATCGGCAAATACGAAGAAAATATTAATGAATAAATGTACAACCTATAAAATACCTTATCGCGTTGTGAGTAGTCGTCATGAACTAGGTGTGGCGATCGGTAAAGAATCACGTGTGAATATCGGTATAACAGATAACGGTTTTGCTAAGAAGTTAATAGCAATGATCGATGAAGAAGAGTAA
- the infB gene encoding translation initiation factor IF-2 yields the protein MSKQRIYEYAKSLNIKSKDAIDELKKNGVDVSNHMQTLEADHVKILDKAFNKKAESDKKEAAPKKNNKPTNNNQQGKNKQQPKNNKGNQQNNKKNKRNNKNNQQKKQQQQQPKPAEPKEMPSKITYTEGITVGELAGKLGVDASEIIKKLFLLGIMANINQALDVEALELIASDYGVEIEEEIVIDANDLDVYFEDVEDDEDATVRPAVVTIMGHVDHGKTTLLDSIRNTHVTEGEAGGITQHIGAYQIENNGNKITFLDTPGHAAFTTMRARGAQVTDITILVVAADDGVMPQTIEAINHAKAAEVPIIVAVNKIDKPTANPDRVMQELAEYNLIPEDWGGDTIFVPLSALSGEGIDDLLEMLVLVSEVQELKANADKAAVGTVIEAELDKSRGPAASLLVQNGTLHVGDAIVVGNTHGKVRAMVNDLGKRIKTAGPSTPVEITGLSAVPQAGDRFVVFKDEKKARRIGEAREQESIIQQRQESKNVSLDNLFEQMKQGEMKDLNVIIKGDVQGSVEALAASLMKIDVEGVNVRIIHTATGAINESDVTLANASNGIIIGFNVRPDAGAKRAAEAENVDMRLHRVIYNVIEEIESAMKGMLDPEYEEKVIGQAEVRQTFKVSKVGTIAGSYVTDGKITRDAGVRVIRDGIVIFEGELDSLKRFKDDAKEVAQGYECGITIEKFNDLKEGDVIEAFIMVEIER from the coding sequence ATGAGTAAACAAAGAATTTATGAATATGCAAAATCATTAAACATCAAAAGTAAAGATGCCATTGATGAGTTAAAGAAAAATGGTGTTGACGTATCAAACCACATGCAAACGTTAGAAGCGGATCATGTGAAAATTTTGGACAAAGCTTTCAACAAAAAAGCTGAAAGTGATAAAAAAGAAGCGGCACCTAAGAAGAATAACAAACCAACTAACAACAACCAACAAGGTAAAAACAAACAACAGCCTAAAAACAATAAAGGCAATCAACAAAACAACAAGAAAAACAAACGCAATAACAAAAATAACCAACAGAAAAAACAACAACAGCAACAACCAAAACCAGCGGAACCAAAAGAAATGCCATCTAAAATCACATACACTGAAGGCATTACAGTAGGTGAACTTGCTGGTAAGTTGGGTGTAGATGCATCTGAAATCATCAAAAAGCTTTTCTTACTTGGTATTATGGCAAACATCAACCAAGCATTAGATGTAGAAGCATTAGAACTTATTGCATCAGACTATGGTGTTGAAATTGAAGAAGAGATTGTTATCGACGCCAATGATTTAGATGTATATTTTGAAGATGTTGAAGATGACGAAGATGCAACAGTACGTCCTGCTGTCGTTACAATCATGGGTCACGTTGACCATGGTAAAACAACATTGCTTGACTCTATCCGTAACACACACGTTACTGAAGGAGAAGCCGGTGGTATCACACAACATATCGGTGCATACCAAATCGAAAACAATGGCAACAAAATTACATTCTTAGATACACCTGGACATGCTGCGTTTACAACAATGCGTGCACGTGGTGCGCAAGTGACTGACATTACGATTCTTGTTGTTGCTGCGGATGATGGTGTTATGCCACAAACAATTGAAGCGATTAACCATGCCAAAGCAGCAGAGGTGCCAATTATTGTTGCTGTAAACAAAATTGATAAACCAACAGCAAACCCAGATCGTGTGATGCAAGAGCTTGCTGAATACAACTTAATCCCAGAAGACTGGGGTGGCGACACAATCTTCGTTCCACTTTCAGCATTAAGCGGTGAAGGTATCGATGATTTATTAGAAATGCTTGTATTGGTTTCTGAAGTACAAGAATTAAAAGCGAATGCGGATAAAGCAGCAGTCGGAACAGTTATCGAAGCTGAATTAGATAAATCACGTGGACCAGCAGCATCATTACTTGTTCAAAATGGTACATTACATGTAGGAGATGCGATCGTAGTTGGTAATACACACGGTAAAGTACGTGCGATGGTGAATGACCTTGGTAAACGTATTAAAACAGCAGGTCCATCAACACCAGTTGAAATCACTGGTTTAAGTGCTGTACCACAAGCCGGTGACCGTTTCGTAGTCTTTAAAGATGAGAAAAAAGCACGCCGTATTGGTGAAGCACGTGAACAAGAAAGCATTATCCAACAACGTCAAGAAAGCAAAAACGTTTCCCTTGATAACTTGTTTGAACAAATGAAACAAGGTGAAATGAAAGACTTAAATGTCATTATTAAAGGTGACGTTCAAGGTTCTGTTGAAGCATTAGCAGCATCATTAATGAAAATTGATGTTGAAGGTGTTAATGTCCGTATTATTCATACAGCGACAGGTGCCATCAACGAATCTGACGTCACGTTAGCAAACGCATCTAATGGTATCATCATTGGTTTCAACGTTCGTCCAGATGCTGGTGCGAAACGTGCTGCTGAAGCTGAAAACGTAGATATGCGTTTACACCGTGTTATCTATAATGTTATTGAAGAAATCGAATCAGCAATGAAAGGTATGCTTGATCCTGAGTATGAAGAAAAAGTAATCGGACAAGCAGAAGTTCGTCAAACATTCAAAGTCTCTAAAGTGGGTACAATCGCAGGTAGCTATGTTACTGACGGTAAAATCACAAGAGATGCTGGCGTACGTGTCATCCGTGACGGTATCGTTATCTTTGAAGGTGAACTTGATTCATTAAAACGTTTCAAAGATGATGCGAAAGAAGTGGCACAAGGTTACGAATGTGGTATCACAATTGAGAAATTCAATGACCTTAAGGAAGGCGACGTAATCGAAGCATTCATTATGGTTGAAATTGAAAGATAA